The following are encoded together in the Macadamia integrifolia cultivar HAES 741 chromosome 10, SCU_Mint_v3, whole genome shotgun sequence genome:
- the LOC122091879 gene encoding dymeclin-like, giving the protein MGAVPSTPRKNALPQDPAEYLIGAFVGEKSYPLTSDFWDELLELPLSLQWPHHRVRQACEIFGQNNHHTRHLAKILIHLVWCLQESMSTSAGPSLIHMKAVNAAYLSSIFLKYVIENSKGNSFEEFYLSLDEGEAVPENFHGDQNTENFAMHGVLSFIGMSDVSSHTYLLHHELLNLMLVAMSTQLCYAPSLGPKDVHPFLDAVIIQETSLVSLVVRKLLLNYITCPNFPLNGGSYSIFSGGSQLGVLQKVGSAAANFVLLPFSYLASSNGEGSGSPLAEDSLLVLLILIHYRKCIMVDESLLDKSEDDATMDSLLKDSSYFSENPYCKALENARDIELDRIDIEGNAHRGPLVRLPFASLFDTLGMHLADESSVLLLYSLVHGNSDFLEYVLVRTDLDTLLMPILETLYNASRRTSNQIYMLLIVLLILSQDSSFNGSIHKLILPSVPWYQERLLHHTSLGSLMVIILIRTVKYNLSKMRDVYLHTNCLATLANMAPHVHRLSAYASQRLVSLFDMLSRKYTKLAELRNDKMLMNKAGSIDGSNISEDASTELHIYTDFLRIVLEILNAILSYALPRNPEVVYAILQRQEVFQPYKNHPRFNELLENIYTVIDFFNSRMDAQRMDGEWSVEKVLQIIIINCRSWRGEGMKMFNQLRFTYEQENHPEEFFIPYVWQLVLSRSGFIFNPSAVNLFPVDMLVEEEQEASTVEEALKDETGESSV; this is encoded by the exons ATGGGAGCCGTACCTTCGACACCGCGCAAGAACGCGCTGCCGCAGGACCCGGCGGAATACCTAATCGGTGCCTTCGTGGGTGAAAAATCGTACCCTCTCACCTCGGATTTCTGGGATGAATTGCTCGAGCTTCCCCTCTCCCTGCAATGGCCGCATCATCGAGTTCGCCAAGCTTGCGAGATTTTCG GACAGAACAACCATCATACAAGGCACCTTGCAAAGATTTTGATTCATCTGGTTTGGTGTTTGCAAGAGTCCATGTCAACTTCTGCTGGGCCATCACTGATACATATGAAGGCTGTTAATGCAGCATATCTATCCTCTATATTTTTGAAGTATGTAATTGAAAATTCCAAGGGTAATAGCTTTGAGGAATTCTATCTATCGCTTGATGAAGGTGAAGCAGTACCAGAAAATTTCCATGGGG ATCAAAACACAGAAAATTTTGCAATGCATGGTGTGCTTAGTTTTATTGGCATGTCTGATGTAAG ttcTCATACGTACCTCCTGCACCATGAACTGCTGAACTTGATGCTTGTGGCCATGTCCACTCAGCTTTGTTATGCTCCTTCTCTGGGGCCAAAAGATGTGCACCCATTCCTTGATGCAGTAATCATTCAG GAAACTTCTTTGGTTAGTTTGGTTGTTCGCAAACTACTACTTAATTACATCACATGTCCTAATTTCCCCTTAAATGGTGGATCCTATTCCATTTTTTCTGGTGGAAGTCAGCTTGGTGTTCTACAGAAAGTTGGTTCTGCAGCTG CAAATTTTGTACTATTGCCATTCAGTTATCTTGCTAGTTCAAATGGTGAAGGTTCAGGAAGCCCATTGGCAGAAGACAGTCTTCTTGTTTTACTTATTCTTATTCATTATAGAAAATGCATCATGGTGGATGAGTCCTTACTCGATAAAAGTGAAGATGATGCTACTATGGATTCTCTTTTGAAAGATAGTTCATATTTTTCTGAGAATCCTTACTGCAAGGCCTTAGAAAATGCTAGAGATATTGAGT TGGATCGTATTGATATTGAAGGGAATGCACACAGGGGGCCCCTTGTGAGGCTGCCTTTTGCCTCTCTATTTGATACCCTTGGAAT GCACTTGGCTGATGAGAGTTCTGTTCTACTGCTGTACTCGTTGGTGCATGGGAACTCAGATTTTTTGGAGTATGTCTTGGTCCGAACTGATTTGGACACATTG CTAATGCCTATTCTTGAAACACTTTATAATGCTTCAAGGAGGACATCTAATCAAATCTACATGCTGTTGATTGTCCTTCTCATACTAAGTCAGGATTCATCCTTCAATGGCAGTATTCACAAGCTG aTCCTGCCTAGTGTTCCCTGGTACCAAGAACGTCTCCTCCATCACACTTCTCTTGGTTCTTTGATGGTTATAATACTAATAAGGACTGTGAAGTATAATCTATCCAAGATGCGG GATGTTTACCTCCATACAAATTGTCTAGCAACTTTGGCAAACATGGCTCCCCATGTTCACCGGCTTAGTGCATATGCATCGCAGAGACTGGTCAGCCTTTTCGATATGCTCTCTCGCAA GTATACCAAATTAGCAGAGTTAAGAAATGATAAGATGCTGATGAATAAGGCTGGCTCAATAGATGGGAGCAACATCTCAGAAGATGCG TCAACTGAATTGCACATCTATACTGACTTCCTAAGGATTGTACTGGAGATCTTAAATGCAATCCTTTCTTATGCACTGCCTCGGAACCCTGAG GTTGTATATGCAATATTGCAACGTCAAGAGGTTTTCCAGCCATATAAGAATCACCCACGCTTCAATGAGCTGCTTGAGAACATTTATACT GTAATAGATTTCTTTAACAGTCGCATGGATGCGCAAAGAATGGATGGGGAATGGTCTGTGGAGAAAGTCCTCCAAATCATAATCATTAATTGCCGATCTTGGCGAGGTGAAGGAATGAAG ATGTTTAATCAATTGCGATTCACCTATGAGCAAGAAAATCATCCTGAGGAGTTCTTTATTCCGTATGTGTGGCAGCTGGTTCTATCTCGCAG CGGCTTCATTTTTAACCCCAGTGCCGTAAATTTGTTCCCTGTTGATATGCTTGTAGAGGAG GAACAGGAGGCTTCCACAGTTGAGGAGGCTTTGAAGGATGAAACTGGTGAGTCAAGCGTGTAG
- the LOC122090881 gene encoding heat stress transcription factor A-6b-like, with amino-acid sequence MNPPRSVKEEFPEGGLSNSGEPQSFPPQPMEGLNETGTPPFLTKTFDMVADPNTDHIVSWSIAGNSFVVWDPNTFSMNLLPRHFKHNNFSSFVRQLNTYGFRKVDPDKWEFANEAFLRGHKHLLKSIKRRKAPSQPIILQQQPPDPSLEVGQFGLDGEIDRLRRDKQTLMLELVKLRQQQQNTRAHLRVMEQRLQGTELKQQQMMNFLARAMKNPSFIQQLAQHKERRKELEEAITKKKRPIDQGPSNVIEVGESSQRGWEEQNQIKSEPEDFSDLFGFEASELEILAMEMQGLSETGTEQQNGEQQQETNLEGEEGKALDKGFWEELLNEGLGGETGPSAAEEDEEDMNLLAKFGYLSSISS; translated from the exons ATGAATCCTCCACGCTCAGTGAAAGAAGAGTTTCCTGAAGGGGGTTTATCCAACTCCGGCGAGCCGCAATCGTTTCCTCCCCAGCCAATGGAGGGTCTTAATGAGACAGGCACTCCACCTTTCCTAACAAAGACATTCGATATGGTCGCTGACCCAAACACCGACCATATAGTTTCTTGGAGCATTGCAGGAAACAGCTTTGTTGTCTGGGATCCCAACACCTTCTCCATGAATCTTCTCCCCAGGCACTTCAAGCACAACAACTTCTCAAGCTTCGTCAGGCAGCTTAACACCTAT GGCTTCAGAAAGGTCGATCCAGATAAGTGGGAGTTTGCCAATGAAGCATTTCTAAGAGGTCACAAGCATCTATTGAAGAGCATCAAGAGGAGGAAGGCACCCTCCCAGCCTATCATCCTTCAACAGCAACCTCCGGACCCTTCCCTCGAAGTGGGACAATTTGGATTGGATGGAGAAATCGATCGGTTGAGGCGTGACAAGCAGACCCTAATGCTGGAACTTGTGAAACTCAGACAGCAGCAGCAGAATACCCGTGCCCACCTTCGAGTTATGGAGCAAAGGCTACAAGGAACAGAGTTGAAGCAGCAACAAATGATGAATTTCTTGGCAAGAGCAATGAAGAACCCAAGTTTTATCCAGCAATTAGCCCAACACAAGGAAAGGAGAAAGGAACTAGAAGAAGCCatcacaaagaaaaaaaggccCATCGATCAAGGACCCAGCAATGTCATTGAAGTTGGCGAATCAAGCCAAAGAGGCTGGGAAGAACAGAACCAAATCAAGAGCGAACCAGAAGACTTCTCAGACCTCTTCGGGTTCGAAGCGTCGGAGCTGGAGATATTGGCAATGGAGATGCAGGGATTGAGTGAAACTGGAACGGAGCAACAAAATGGAGAACAACAACAAGAAACGAATCTTGAGGGTGAAGAAGGTAAAGCACTGGATAAGGGTTTCTGGGAAGAATTGTTGAACGAGGGCTTGGGTGGAGAAACGGGTCCCTCAGCTGCCGAGGAAGACGAAGAGGACATGAATCTCTTGGCCAAGTTCGGTTACTTGAGTTCTATCTCAAGTTAG